The Sediminispirochaeta smaragdinae DSM 11293 genome has a segment encoding these proteins:
- a CDS encoding galactokinase, giving the protein MLDTLFANQFRRESSCLVVSPGRTELCGNHTDHNRGKVLAAAIDLAKTAAVAPRDDMRVEIITEGLPERVDLIIDDDKPREEEKGTSSALVRGVIAALRRKGFKAAGFSAFVRSGVALGSGLSSSASFEVLIAKIISRLFNNDTIDPLTMALAGQEAENRFFGKPCGLMDQIACSYGGIVSVDLEYPEKPIIESVDFSFYDHGYTLAVIHTGGSHADLTGDYAAVPQEMEAVARFFGKTACRQLSRNQLFEELSSLRKAVGDRAILRALHFFNENARVTEATEALKKGNMQEYLSIIRASAKSSRDLLQNIYSPSKPEEQNISMALALAEELLGNDGACRVHGGGFAGTIQAYVPNERFSFFRERMEHYQGKGSVTPILISSTGEC; this is encoded by the coding sequence ATGCTAGATACATTATTTGCAAACCAGTTTCGTCGAGAGAGCAGTTGCTTGGTCGTTAGCCCGGGAAGAACGGAACTGTGCGGTAACCATACCGACCATAATCGAGGTAAAGTCCTTGCTGCGGCAATAGATCTTGCCAAGACGGCCGCCGTTGCGCCGAGGGACGATATGCGGGTTGAGATCATCACGGAGGGTTTACCCGAACGGGTAGACCTTATAATCGATGACGACAAACCGCGAGAAGAGGAAAAGGGAACCTCCTCTGCCCTTGTTCGGGGAGTTATTGCGGCCCTTCGGCGGAAGGGATTCAAAGCAGCGGGCTTTTCAGCCTTCGTTCGCAGCGGGGTGGCTCTCGGCTCCGGCTTAAGCTCTTCGGCAAGCTTTGAAGTGCTCATTGCAAAAATCATCTCCAGACTTTTTAACAACGACACTATCGATCCCTTGACCATGGCCCTCGCGGGGCAAGAGGCAGAAAATCGGTTTTTCGGAAAGCCCTGCGGCCTTATGGACCAGATTGCCTGTTCCTACGGCGGTATTGTGTCCGTTGATCTGGAATATCCGGAGAAGCCGATAATCGAATCGGTCGACTTTAGCTTTTACGACCACGGGTACACCCTCGCAGTCATTCATACCGGGGGCAGTCATGCCGATCTTACCGGCGATTATGCAGCGGTTCCCCAAGAGATGGAGGCTGTCGCCCGTTTTTTCGGAAAAACGGCATGCCGCCAGTTGTCGAGAAATCAGCTTTTCGAGGAGCTTTCCTCTCTTCGAAAAGCGGTTGGAGACAGGGCCATATTGCGTGCACTCCATTTTTTTAATGAAAATGCTCGTGTAACAGAAGCCACTGAAGCATTAAAGAAAGGAAACATGCAGGAATATCTTTCGATCATACGGGCTTCTGCTAAAAGTAGCCGGGATCTGCTTCAAAATATCTATTCCCCATCAAAACCGGAGGAACAGAATATCTCCATGGCTTTGGCCCTTGCCGAAGAGTTGCTTGGAAATGATGGAGCCTGCCGGGTCCATGGGGGAGGCTTTGCCGGAACCATCCAGGCCTATGTTCCCAACGAAAGATTTTCCTTTTTTCGAGAAAGGATGGAGCATTATCAAGGAAAAGGAAGCGTCACTCCCATCTTAATATCCTCAACGGGGGAGTGCTAA
- a CDS encoding diphosphate--fructose-6-phosphate 1-phosphotransferase encodes MNISLLQKSRYGYKPILPRALSGDLGTLKTVTGEATESVANQNEMKQLFPISYGKPIVTFEPGEGSVTSRALKVGVILSGGQAPGGHNVIAGLYDGLKKCNPESKLFGFLGGPSGILDDKAIELSDGYVDQYRNTGGFDIIGSGRTKLETEEQFARCAEVCKARGIEAIVIIGGDDSNTNAAVLAEYFARQKHDLSVIGVPKTIDGDLKNEQIEVSFGFDTATKTYSELIGNIERDANSAKKYWHFIKLMGRSASHICLECALQTHPSIALISEEVEEKGMTLNEIVNQIVDVVVTRSKEGEDFGVALVPEGLIEFVPEMKHLIEELNDLLAHHEEHFSTLRTFEDQSEWVNKNLSRDSSYVFSSLPNNIQRQLLMDRDPHGNVQVSRIETEQLLIEMVADKLEEMKHDGKYAGKFSTQHHFFGYEGRCAFPSNFDTNYCYALGFNAAVLIRESLSGYISSIRNLGQPASQWVAGGIPLTMMMNMELRHGEMKPVIKKALVDLSGAPFRTFVAHRDEWAVKTSFTYPGAIQYYGPDEVCNMPTISLSLEAGKEFI; translated from the coding sequence ATGAATATTTCACTACTACAGAAAAGCCGATATGGCTATAAGCCTATTCTCCCGAGAGCCCTTTCTGGGGATCTGGGAACGTTGAAAACGGTGACGGGAGAGGCAACCGAATCGGTTGCCAATCAGAATGAAATGAAACAACTCTTTCCCATAAGTTACGGAAAGCCAATCGTTACCTTTGAACCCGGCGAGGGCAGCGTCACTTCAAGAGCCTTAAAGGTGGGGGTCATCCTTTCCGGAGGGCAGGCCCCAGGCGGACACAATGTCATTGCAGGGCTCTACGACGGTTTGAAGAAATGTAATCCTGAATCGAAGTTATTCGGTTTTCTCGGAGGTCCTTCAGGCATTCTGGATGATAAAGCCATTGAATTGAGCGATGGCTATGTCGATCAGTACCGCAATACCGGAGGATTCGACATTATCGGTTCCGGCAGAACAAAACTGGAAACCGAAGAGCAGTTTGCCCGCTGTGCGGAAGTTTGCAAAGCCAGGGGCATAGAGGCCATCGTCATTATTGGGGGTGATGATTCCAATACGAACGCTGCGGTTCTGGCCGAATACTTTGCAAGGCAGAAACATGACCTTTCGGTGATTGGTGTTCCTAAAACCATTGATGGCGACCTGAAAAATGAGCAGATCGAGGTAAGTTTTGGTTTCGATACCGCTACAAAAACCTACTCCGAACTGATCGGTAATATTGAACGTGATGCAAACTCCGCCAAGAAGTATTGGCATTTTATCAAGTTGATGGGGCGATCGGCCAGCCATATCTGCCTCGAGTGCGCCCTTCAGACACACCCAAGCATCGCTCTTATCAGCGAAGAGGTCGAAGAAAAGGGAATGACACTCAATGAGATAGTCAACCAGATTGTCGATGTCGTTGTGACAAGAAGCAAAGAGGGGGAAGATTTCGGCGTTGCCCTTGTACCCGAAGGGTTAATTGAATTCGTTCCGGAGATGAAACATCTCATTGAGGAGCTCAATGACCTACTGGCTCACCACGAGGAGCATTTTTCTACCCTCAGAACCTTCGAAGATCAGTCCGAATGGGTAAATAAGAACCTTTCACGGGACAGCTCCTATGTCTTCTCCAGCCTGCCGAACAATATTCAACGCCAGCTTCTCATGGACAGAGATCCCCACGGAAATGTACAGGTATCAAGAATCGAAACCGAGCAGCTGCTTATTGAAATGGTTGCGGACAAGCTCGAAGAGATGAAGCACGACGGCAAATATGCGGGAAAGTTCTCTACACAGCACCACTTTTTCGGATATGAGGGGCGTTGCGCCTTTCCTTCCAATTTTGATACAAACTACTGCTATGCCCTTGGTTTCAACGCTGCGGTTCTTATCCGAGAGAGCCTAAGCGGCTATATCTCTTCCATCAGAAATCTCGGCCAGCCAGCCTCCCAATGGGTCGCGGGGGGAATTCCTCTTACCATGATGATGAACATGGAGCTTCGGCACGGAGAGATGAAGCCTGTCATCAAAAAGGCCCTTGTTGATTTATCTGGAGCTCCTTTCCGAACATTCGTTGCACACAGAGATGAATGGGCGGTTAAGACCAGCTTTACCTACCCCGGTGCAATCCAGTACTATGGGCCGGACGAGGTGTGTAATATGCCTACTATTTCTCTCAGCCTCGAAGCGGGAAAAGAGTTTATCTAA
- a CDS encoding MurR/RpiR family transcriptional regulator, whose product MELCYKNDMLLWDKIETQSNVFSSTEQKLISYIKKNPQIIFKTITEVIEESGVGYGTIIRFCKKIGCSGFQDFKIRLATENNHVEQIKEGDNGSFLESYRKKVIKQLNSTVRNTDEAALLETAQHIIAARKIIVIGFGGSFPMAQDFVYRLLRLGFGNISLDADEHVQAYRVSLLSPEDLLVVFSFSGATKGILETVKLAKKAKARIVSFTNHIKSPLIELSDCSMITAIKIPALQAELSTRLPFYFLIEVLTTLLYENYPEVRKALELTYDAVADKQI is encoded by the coding sequence ATGGAACTATGCTATAAAAACGATATGCTTTTATGGGATAAGATTGAGACGCAGTCGAATGTTTTTAGTTCGACTGAGCAGAAATTAATTAGCTATATCAAGAAGAATCCCCAGATCATATTTAAAACCATTACCGAAGTTATAGAAGAAAGCGGAGTCGGATATGGTACCATTATTCGTTTTTGCAAAAAAATTGGCTGTTCGGGTTTTCAGGATTTCAAAATTCGTCTTGCAACTGAAAATAATCATGTTGAACAGATAAAAGAAGGTGATAACGGCTCTTTTCTTGAAAGCTATCGGAAGAAAGTAATCAAGCAGCTGAATAGTACCGTTCGGAATACCGATGAGGCAGCTCTGCTCGAGACAGCACAGCATATTATAGCGGCACGGAAGATTATTGTGATCGGTTTCGGTGGATCGTTTCCCATGGCGCAGGACTTTGTGTACAGACTATTGCGGCTTGGGTTTGGGAACATTTCGCTTGATGCTGATGAACATGTCCAGGCATATCGGGTTTCTTTATTAAGTCCTGAAGATCTGCTGGTTGTATTTTCTTTTTCGGGAGCAACAAAGGGAATTTTGGAGACAGTCAAGCTGGCGAAAAAAGCGAAGGCAAGAATCGTATCGTTTACAAACCATATAAAATCGCCATTAATAGAACTGTCGGATTGCAGTATGATTACGGCAATCAAAATTCCGGCTCTTCAGGCGGAGTTAAGTACCCGTCTACCTTTTTATTTTCTTATCGAGGTTTTGACGACGTTACTCTATGAAAACTATCCGGAAGTGCGAAAAGCCCTTGAGCTCACCTACGATGCCGTTGCCGATAAGCAGATATAA
- a CDS encoding SIS domain-containing protein, with product MNELLNKYKMLLSDTTGVEPLLVEMNKQAADAVQTYRQQHIQMTKLAARIQERKKVLLLGMGASHFVNEIFSLQLRACGVEAWAMTASEFLYSPVAINDRLVILTSQSGESIETVKCMNLLSDEEVYGITLSEESSIAKGTNAIVASGGAELAYAGTRSVTLSLAVMAYITLELGGVSKEAVMNSIAFAQSDLSAMERALGVLYAKQHIVVTGRSLFSGLAHLFSLGLEELSGQPIVCNEAGQLRHGPVEVLSEDSVLVLFRQSGRAGTLAKSLSTIVEKSSCALIVIDSSGMSPLDHAITIHCPVGNDIAAALGVMTTFQELMVAYACKKNPKAGIPKYSSKVTKTE from the coding sequence ATGAACGAACTATTGAATAAGTATAAAATGCTCCTTTCCGATACGACAGGAGTCGAACCTCTCTTGGTCGAGATGAATAAGCAGGCGGCGGACGCCGTACAGACCTACAGGCAACAGCATATACAGATGACAAAACTTGCGGCAAGAATTCAAGAGAGGAAAAAAGTGCTCCTTTTAGGCATGGGGGCTTCACACTTTGTTAATGAGATATTTTCCTTGCAATTACGAGCCTGCGGCGTTGAAGCCTGGGCAATGACCGCTTCGGAATTCCTTTATAGTCCGGTGGCCATTAATGACCGGCTGGTGATCCTGACATCACAATCAGGAGAATCCATAGAAACTGTTAAATGTATGAATTTGCTTTCCGATGAAGAGGTTTACGGCATAACGCTAAGTGAAGAAAGCTCCATTGCAAAAGGGACTAACGCGATAGTGGCATCGGGAGGTGCCGAGCTTGCATATGCCGGAACAAGAAGCGTTACCCTTTCCTTAGCTGTCATGGCATATATTACCCTTGAGCTTGGTGGCGTCAGTAAAGAGGCCGTTATGAATTCTATTGCATTTGCACAATCCGACCTTTCGGCGATGGAACGGGCATTAGGCGTACTATATGCGAAGCAACACATTGTTGTTACAGGACGAAGCCTATTCTCCGGACTTGCACATCTTTTCTCTCTTGGCCTGGAAGAGTTGAGTGGCCAGCCGATTGTCTGCAACGAGGCCGGCCAACTGCGACATGGTCCTGTAGAGGTCCTTTCCGAGGATAGTGTCTTGGTTCTGTTTCGTCAAAGCGGAAGGGCAGGGACACTGGCCAAGAGTCTAAGCACAATAGTTGAGAAAAGTTCCTGTGCCTTGATAGTGATAGACTCCTCCGGCATGAGTCCTTTAGACCATGCCATCACTATCCACTGTCCTGTGGGAAACGATATTGCGGCAGCCCTTGGGGTAATGACGACATTTCAAGAGCTCATGGTTGCCTATGCGTGCAAAAAAAATCCCAAAGCAGGTATTCCCAAATATAGCAGCAAAGTTACAAAGACAGAATAA
- a CDS encoding ROK family protein, whose amino-acid sequence MYAGLDIGGTSMKCMLLDAEKHPIDTASFPTCSIDGMERAVDTISEEIGTMLKNSGGVLCSLGIGCSGPLNIKTGVIENPYTLPGFEGHSLTMALRERLQVPVLLENDANTAHLGEIESMDTPPGNSIMLTFGTGVGCSIRLDGKIFRLPGGVHPEIGHIPVGVDADILCYCGKTACLENVLSGTAINRDAQLRFASSPEEILQAQGSDKEKEKFRKRLVKALTDAVLSLSIIFHPQIIIIGGGIEDLLVEYIIPDLSCLLERLLSTYGKTRLIPARKGSLAGCYGAALMAYTEER is encoded by the coding sequence GTGTATGCCGGTTTGGATATAGGCGGAACATCAATGAAATGCATGTTGCTTGATGCCGAAAAGCATCCTATCGATACTGCAAGCTTTCCGACCTGTTCGATAGACGGGATGGAAAGAGCCGTCGATACCATTTCTGAAGAGATCGGCACGATGCTCAAGAACTCCGGAGGCGTGCTTTGTTCGCTTGGTATTGGATGCTCCGGGCCGCTTAATATCAAGACAGGTGTTATTGAAAATCCCTATACCCTCCCAGGTTTTGAAGGGCACAGCCTCACTATGGCACTTCGGGAACGCCTGCAGGTTCCCGTCCTGCTTGAGAATGATGCGAACACGGCTCACCTGGGGGAAATTGAAAGCATGGATACCCCACCGGGGAACTCCATCATGTTGACATTCGGAACTGGAGTGGGGTGTTCGATCCGCCTTGATGGAAAAATCTTTCGCCTTCCAGGCGGAGTGCATCCTGAGATAGGCCACATTCCGGTAGGAGTTGATGCAGATATCCTCTGTTACTGCGGAAAAACGGCATGCCTGGAGAATGTCCTGTCGGGAACCGCAATAAATAGAGATGCACAATTGCGCTTTGCTTCATCTCCGGAGGAGATATTACAAGCTCAGGGGAGTGATAAAGAAAAAGAAAAATTCCGAAAGCGTTTGGTTAAGGCCTTGACCGATGCCGTGCTGAGTCTTTCGATCATCTTTCATCCCCAAATCATCATTATCGGAGGCGGAATAGAGGACTTGCTTGTGGAATATATTATTCCCGACCTTAGCTGTCTGCTTGAACGCCTGCTTTCCACATACGGGAAAACGAGATTGATACCGGCACGTAAGGGATCATTGGCAGGATGTTATGGAGCTGCATTAATGGCATACACGGAGGAACGATAA
- a CDS encoding carbohydrate ABC transporter permease: MRTNRLFIVLKYAAVILLVMYILSPFLWLIIMSLSSSADLTTKPLHWIPEKIDIASYKRLLIVGLNSRGTLFLYGLRNSLKTALSAVIISMFVTIPASWVFSRYPGKKNIILKISIFTFMLPPIAYALPLYRILSRIGLLDNSLSLALVYCTIILPFCVWLIKENIDTIPYDLEEAAIIDGAGFTKRISLIVLPLLLPALGTVALLSLLMAWDEYFYAMLYTNSQNAITLPVVISNLASGRQSNYNLIAAGGVLASLPPVCIGLLLQRSLVRGLMMGGVKD; encoded by the coding sequence ATGCGGACCAATAGACTTTTCATCGTTTTAAAGTATGCTGCCGTAATCCTTTTAGTGATGTATATTCTTTCGCCTTTTCTCTGGTTGATCATCATGTCGCTGAGCTCATCTGCAGATCTCACCACAAAACCCCTCCACTGGATTCCCGAGAAAATTGATATTGCATCATATAAAAGGCTATTGATAGTCGGGCTGAACAGTCGAGGCACACTTTTTCTCTACGGCCTCCGAAATAGTCTCAAAACTGCATTATCGGCGGTCATTATTTCCATGTTTGTTACCATTCCCGCTTCCTGGGTATTTTCACGCTATCCGGGAAAGAAGAATATCATTCTCAAGATTTCAATCTTTACCTTTATGTTGCCGCCTATCGCATATGCGCTGCCCTTATACCGCATCCTTTCAAGAATAGGATTGTTGGATAACTCTCTTTCACTTGCCCTTGTGTATTGCACAATCATCCTTCCTTTCTGCGTTTGGCTTATCAAAGAAAATATCGATACCATTCCCTATGACTTAGAGGAGGCCGCCATCATTGACGGGGCAGGTTTTACCAAGCGAATTTCACTTATTGTCTTGCCGCTTTTACTTCCGGCGCTCGGTACCGTTGCACTTCTTTCTCTTCTCATGGCATGGGATGAGTATTTTTATGCAATGCTTTATACCAACAGCCAAAATGCAATTACCTTGCCGGTTGTGATTTCCAATCTTGCTTCTGGTCGACAATCAAATTACAACCTTATCGCCGCAGGGGGCGTTTTGGCGTCGCTTCCTCCGGTCTGCATAGGGTTGCTTCTTCAGCGTTCTCTTGTAAGAGGTTTGATGATGGGAGGCGTAAAGGATTGA
- a CDS encoding carbohydrate ABC transporter permease, translated as MSIAEARKYNVLIVPMVVIMGTVIGWPLLQTFFLSFTDTTLMGLEPASFVGWRNFIDAFHDDGFLSSLKVSLLFALVVVTSEMVLGTSVGLLVHQPFVGRSFVRALLILPWAVPTVVNAIMWRLIYNPEYGALNSLLFQLGIMKEYTSWLSNAGRALPSIMFADVWKNFSLVALITLSALQTLPLSQIEAAKIDGAGAGQRFFYITLPHIIPSLQVALVLRIIETVKVFDIIYIMTKGGPANKTRSGSIFVYQEAFTNSRMGSGAAFAIIMVALIMILICMYLRVLTTKRSS; from the coding sequence ATGAGTATCGCAGAAGCTCGGAAGTATAATGTACTTATTGTCCCCATGGTTGTAATCATGGGGACAGTGATAGGCTGGCCTTTGCTGCAAACATTTTTTCTCAGCTTTACGGATACGACGCTCATGGGGCTTGAACCTGCCAGTTTTGTTGGATGGCGGAATTTTATAGATGCCTTCCACGATGATGGATTCCTGAGCTCCTTGAAAGTTTCTTTGTTGTTTGCCTTAGTTGTTGTCACATCAGAAATGGTTCTGGGAACATCTGTCGGGTTGTTGGTACACCAGCCTTTTGTCGGAAGAAGCTTTGTACGGGCACTGCTCATTTTGCCGTGGGCCGTTCCTACTGTGGTAAACGCCATCATGTGGAGATTGATCTATAATCCCGAATATGGAGCGCTGAACTCCCTACTATTTCAACTTGGCATTATGAAAGAGTACACCAGCTGGCTTAGCAATGCAGGTAGGGCTTTACCGTCGATTATGTTTGCCGATGTCTGGAAAAATTTTTCCTTGGTGGCTTTGATCACGCTTTCCGCCTTACAAACATTACCCTTGTCACAAATCGAAGCTGCAAAGATCGATGGGGCCGGGGCCGGCCAACGTTTCTTTTATATAACACTGCCGCATATCATACCTTCCCTCCAGGTTGCCCTGGTCTTACGCATCATAGAAACCGTCAAGGTATTCGACATCATCTACATTATGACAAAGGGAGGACCTGCAAATAAGACAAGATCGGGAAGTATTTTCGTCTATCAGGAGGCTTTTACCAATTCGCGAATGGGATCTGGTGCGGCCTTTGCAATTATTATGGTCGCTCTGATCATGATATTGATATGTATGTACCTTCGTGTACTCACGACAAAAAGATCATCATAG
- a CDS encoding ABC transporter substrate-binding protein has product MKKGGLFLVCLLCSLTLSPVFAAGSKESQGPEQIELRFLGMAQAAYSEQNVNDMTADFMKEHPNIKVYTEFVPYEELRNKTLLAYGSNRPYDAVLVDDIWFAEYVSKGMLRDITDQIPTSYKEGVLAGGWNFTTKKGKVYGVPWFLDTMYLYYNTTMLKAAGFQQPPTSIEDMVAMGKALKEKGIVEYPFVFSLAQAEALMCVYSNFLEAYGASFQDKNGNYILDTTGVQALEFLLHLKESGLLNPNSLEYLEEDVRRVFSSGDAAFTLNWAYMFALATDPKESGLKKEDVGVMVLPGASGIKESAAMSGSMGLSVLAKSPHFEEALAYILYLSSKEVQDTYSNLQLPVWTASYDDPKLREGRELLVEASKKAFSIMNVRPSEPNYQEASAILQQYIQSALYGDMSPQKALQEAVQKISEIK; this is encoded by the coding sequence ATGAAAAAGGGTGGTTTATTTCTGGTCTGCTTGCTTTGCTCTCTTACGCTCTCTCCTGTTTTTGCGGCCGGTTCCAAAGAGTCTCAGGGGCCTGAGCAGATTGAGCTGAGGTTCCTGGGTATGGCCCAGGCCGCCTATTCGGAACAAAACGTAAATGATATGACAGCCGATTTTATGAAGGAACATCCGAATATCAAGGTGTATACAGAGTTTGTACCGTACGAGGAATTGAGAAATAAAACCCTACTTGCATATGGGTCGAACAGACCTTACGATGCGGTACTCGTAGATGATATATGGTTCGCCGAATACGTTTCCAAAGGGATGTTACGCGATATAACCGATCAAATACCTACTTCATATAAAGAGGGAGTTCTGGCAGGCGGCTGGAACTTTACAACAAAGAAGGGAAAAGTGTATGGGGTTCCCTGGTTTCTTGATACCATGTACCTCTACTACAATACGACAATGCTGAAAGCTGCGGGTTTTCAGCAACCGCCTACCAGTATCGAGGACATGGTAGCCATGGGTAAGGCGTTAAAGGAAAAAGGGATTGTAGAATATCCCTTCGTTTTTAGTCTTGCCCAAGCAGAGGCCCTCATGTGTGTCTATTCCAATTTTCTGGAAGCCTACGGAGCCTCCTTTCAAGATAAAAACGGAAACTATATTTTAGACACGACTGGCGTCCAAGCCCTGGAATTCCTTCTACACTTGAAGGAGAGCGGATTATTAAATCCGAACTCTCTCGAATATCTGGAAGAAGATGTACGTCGCGTTTTTTCCAGCGGAGACGCGGCATTTACATTGAACTGGGCGTATATGTTTGCTTTGGCGACCGACCCAAAAGAGAGTGGCCTGAAAAAAGAAGATGTAGGAGTCATGGTTCTGCCGGGGGCTTCCGGTATCAAAGAATCTGCAGCAATGAGCGGTTCGATGGGCTTGAGCGTTTTAGCAAAGTCACCTCATTTCGAAGAAGCCTTAGCGTACATTTTGTATCTGTCAAGCAAGGAAGTACAGGACACGTATTCAAATTTGCAGCTTCCTGTTTGGACAGCCTCGTATGACGATCCCAAGCTTCGTGAAGGGAGGGAACTGTTGGTCGAGGCCTCAAAAAAGGCTTTCTCGATTATGAATGTTCGCCCCAGTGAGCCCAATTATCAGGAAGCAAGTGCTATTCTTCAGCAATATATCCAGTCTGCACTTTATGGTGACATGTCCCCACAAAAGGCCCTGCAGGAGGCAGTGCAGAAAATTTCGGAAATTAAATAA